In Curtobacterium sp. L6-1, a genomic segment contains:
- a CDS encoding ABC transporter ATP-binding protein translates to MTAVLELHDVTRVYGDVQALRGVTLSVEAGELVAVVGPSGSGKSTMLNVIGTLDRPSSGTVTITGHDVSTLSDDALSALRAQHVGFVFQHFHLQAGATATENVADGLLYTGVSRRARRERAVAALERVGLAHRVDHRPHQLSGGEKQRVAIARAVVGEPTLLLADEPTGALDTAAGAAVLELLCELNDAGTTVLVITHDLELAASLPRQVRMRDGAVEEDSTSDATALAASIRACATRSPR, encoded by the coding sequence GTGACCGCGGTCCTCGAGCTCCACGACGTCACCCGGGTGTACGGCGACGTCCAGGCGCTGCGCGGTGTCACGCTGTCGGTGGAGGCGGGGGAGCTCGTGGCGGTGGTGGGGCCGTCCGGGTCCGGGAAGTCGACGATGCTCAACGTCATCGGGACGCTCGACCGGCCGTCGAGCGGGACGGTGACGATCACCGGTCACGATGTCAGCACCTTGTCCGACGATGCCCTGTCGGCGCTGCGGGCACAGCACGTCGGCTTCGTGTTCCAGCACTTCCACCTGCAGGCCGGCGCCACGGCGACCGAGAACGTGGCAGACGGGCTCCTCTACACGGGAGTGTCGCGGCGCGCGCGACGGGAGCGGGCCGTCGCGGCGCTCGAGCGGGTCGGGCTGGCGCACCGCGTCGACCACCGTCCGCACCAGCTGTCCGGCGGGGAGAAGCAGCGCGTGGCGATCGCCCGCGCGGTCGTCGGCGAACCGACCCTGCTGCTGGCGGACGAACCGACCGGAGCGCTGGACACCGCCGCGGGTGCCGCGGTCCTGGAACTGCTCTGCGAGCTCAACGACGCGGGGACGACCGTGCTCGTCATCACCCACGACCTCGAGCTCGCTGCTTCCCTGCCCCGTCAGGTGCGGATGCGTGACGGCGCCGTCGAGGAGGACTCCACCTCGGACGCCACGGCCCTCGCGGCGTCGATCCGTGCCTGCGCGACGAGGAGCCCGCGGTGA
- a CDS encoding sensor histidine kinase: protein MRRTWSIGVRTAIVFALTSMAVTGSTVALVNLGSQASLGSVVTDVADSSDGDGAHRYQVERPRLRPDPRSSARVPGAAERSGDVELPVLTVVATLQWQWSVLGIGAAGVLSGGVGWVVSRRMLAPIDRITAAATRISASTLHERIGLDGPDDELRRLSRTVDDLLDRLESAFESQRRFVAQASHELRTPLAVQRAAVQIGLHEDATADEVACAKTELLEQNRRTEHLVESLLVLAEAERGLDGRQGPVDLGQVVDDVVDELRRTGARADVTVRCRRDPAPPGSTCAGPVVTAEPVLLRQLVRNLIDNAVEYSAPDGVVDVVLRVDLLRVTNPGAVLAPDVVATLREPFRRAVAEPRAGSVPADCEATGRRHSGLGLSIVEAVAVAHGWRVDPAPRPGGGLVVDVHLSPM, encoded by the coding sequence GTGAGACGGACCTGGAGCATCGGGGTCCGCACGGCGATCGTGTTCGCCCTTACCTCGATGGCGGTGACCGGGTCGACCGTCGCGCTGGTGAACCTCGGGTCGCAGGCGTCGCTCGGATCGGTCGTCACCGACGTCGCTGACAGCTCGGACGGGGACGGAGCGCACCGGTACCAGGTCGAGCGGCCCCGGCTCCGCCCGGACCCCCGTTCCTCTGCTCGGGTGCCGGGGGCGGCCGAACGCAGCGGGGACGTCGAGCTGCCGGTGCTCACGGTCGTCGCGACGCTCCAGTGGCAGTGGTCGGTCCTCGGGATCGGTGCGGCCGGGGTCCTCTCCGGCGGCGTCGGGTGGGTCGTCAGTCGCCGGATGCTCGCACCGATCGACCGGATCACCGCGGCTGCCACGCGCATCTCCGCGTCGACGCTCCACGAACGCATCGGCCTCGACGGCCCCGACGACGAACTCCGCCGGCTGTCCCGGACCGTCGACGACCTCCTCGACCGGCTGGAGTCGGCGTTCGAGAGCCAGCGCCGGTTCGTCGCGCAGGCATCACACGAACTGCGGACGCCCCTCGCGGTCCAGCGTGCGGCCGTGCAGATCGGCCTGCACGAGGACGCAACGGCCGACGAGGTGGCGTGCGCGAAGACCGAGCTGCTCGAGCAGAACCGACGGACCGAACACCTCGTCGAGTCGCTCCTGGTCCTCGCCGAGGCCGAGCGGGGTCTCGACGGACGGCAGGGACCGGTCGACCTCGGCCAGGTCGTGGACGACGTCGTCGACGAGCTGCGCCGGACGGGCGCGCGGGCGGACGTGACAGTGCGCTGCCGACGCGACCCCGCGCCTCCCGGCTCGACGTGTGCCGGACCGGTCGTGACGGCCGAGCCCGTGCTGCTGCGCCAGCTCGTCCGCAACCTGATCGACAACGCCGTCGAGTACAGCGCCCCGGACGGCGTGGTGGACGTCGTGCTGCGCGTCGACCTGTTGCGGGTGACGAACCCGGGCGCGGTACTCGCTCCGGACGTGGTGGCGACGCTGCGCGAGCCCTTCCGTCGTGCCGTGGCCGAGCCGCGTGCCGGTTCCGTACCCGCCGACTGCGAGGCGACGGGCAGACGGCACAGCGGGCTGGGGCTGTCGATCGTGGAGGCCGTGGCGGTCGCGCACGGGTGGCGGGTCGACCCCGCACCACGCCCCGGGGGCGGCCTCGTCGTCGACGTCCACCTTTCGCCGATGTGA
- a CDS encoding efflux RND transporter periplasmic adaptor subunit, translated as MAATSLVVVLCAGAATWAVTNVPEPSNAAATPARSTATAAVERGDLRDSTTVAGTLGYGAPVGVPGSGTGTLTWLPKPGQVVHRDEPLYAVDEVPVRAMRGSTPLWRSLESGLRGADVRQLNENLAALGYDVVQDDVFGRRTLAAVLRWQADRHLPRTGSLDATQVAFVDGDVRVASVPATLGQPPSGDVLQVTSPQQVVTADLPQRDADVLAVGTSVRVGVNGSAADIPGKVVDSAPTQTDDGKQTVTVTIELDAGGHRLPAAASAQVVAEGRTERGVLSVPVSALVASRHAGFAVDVVGKAGATRRVEVEVGFVADGRAEVRGDLRAGDRVVVPS; from the coding sequence GTGGCGGCGACTTCCCTCGTCGTGGTCCTCTGCGCCGGCGCCGCGACCTGGGCGGTCACGAACGTCCCGGAGCCGAGCAACGCCGCGGCGACGCCCGCCCGGTCCACGGCGACCGCCGCGGTCGAACGGGGCGACCTCCGCGACTCGACGACCGTCGCCGGCACCCTGGGCTACGGTGCACCGGTCGGTGTCCCGGGCTCCGGTACCGGCACGCTGACCTGGCTGCCGAAGCCGGGGCAGGTCGTGCACCGCGACGAACCGCTGTACGCCGTCGACGAGGTCCCGGTCCGCGCGATGCGCGGCTCCACCCCCCTCTGGCGGTCGCTCGAGTCCGGCCTGCGCGGTGCGGACGTCCGGCAGCTGAACGAGAACCTCGCGGCGCTCGGGTACGACGTGGTGCAGGACGACGTCTTCGGCCGGCGGACGCTGGCCGCGGTCCTCCGGTGGCAGGCCGATCGCCACCTCCCGCGGACGGGCAGCCTCGACGCGACGCAGGTCGCGTTCGTCGACGGCGACGTCCGGGTGGCGTCGGTTCCGGCGACGCTCGGGCAGCCCCCGAGCGGCGACGTGCTGCAGGTGACGAGCCCGCAGCAGGTCGTCACCGCGGACCTTCCGCAGCGCGACGCCGATGTGCTCGCGGTCGGGACGTCGGTCCGGGTCGGGGTGAACGGGTCGGCGGCGGACATCCCCGGGAAGGTCGTCGACTCAGCACCGACGCAGACCGACGACGGCAAGCAGACCGTGACGGTGACGATCGAGCTCGACGCCGGTGGTCACCGACTCCCCGCCGCGGCGTCGGCACAGGTCGTCGCCGAGGGGCGCACCGAACGCGGCGTCCTGTCCGTGCCGGTCTCCGCGCTCGTCGCATCCCGTCACGCCGGCTTCGCGGTCGACGTCGTCGGGAAGGCAGGCGCGACGCGTCGGGTGGAGGTCGAGGTCGGGTTCGTCGCGGACGGTCGAGCCGAGGTGCGCGGTGACCTCCGTGCGGGTGACCGCGTCGTGGTGCCGTCGTGA